A window of the Haloarcula litorea genome harbors these coding sequences:
- a CDS encoding GNAT family N-acetyltransferase gives MEIRPATPADRPAIRDVARRSLQASYSLGPQAITSAIEEWYDEDRLEETLADEDRLLLVAEEAGQVVAFSESVEATEDTGTLLWLHVDPAHRGKGIADDLFERTRNRLEERGVAHLEGRVLADNTEGNSFYEDRGFEQVGTENVEIAGRSYVENLYSEAQQQGREPVETEDGRTVYIDHDNHERGSVAPFHVVHVDMEGEERYGYFCSNCETLANAMDSMGRIECDSCGNVRKPIRWDAAYL, from the coding sequence ATGGAAATCCGACCAGCCACGCCGGCCGACAGACCCGCAATCAGGGACGTCGCTCGCCGGTCGCTACAGGCCTCGTACTCGCTCGGTCCGCAAGCGATCACCAGCGCCATCGAGGAGTGGTACGACGAGGACCGTCTGGAGGAGACCCTGGCCGACGAGGACCGGCTCCTCCTCGTCGCGGAGGAGGCGGGCCAGGTCGTGGCGTTCTCCGAGAGCGTCGAGGCCACCGAGGACACGGGGACGCTCCTGTGGCTCCACGTCGACCCCGCGCACCGCGGGAAGGGCATCGCCGACGACCTGTTCGAGCGGACCCGGAACCGTCTCGAAGAGCGCGGCGTCGCCCACCTGGAGGGGCGGGTACTGGCCGACAACACCGAGGGGAACAGTTTCTACGAGGACCGGGGGTTCGAACAGGTCGGCACCGAGAACGTCGAGATCGCCGGGCGGAGCTACGTCGAGAACCTCTACAGCGAGGCCCAACAGCAGGGCCGGGAACCGGTCGAGACCGAGGACGGTCGCACCGTCTACATCGACCACGACAACCACGAACGCGGCTCCGTCGCCCCGTTCCACGTCGTCCACGTCGATATGGAGGGCGAGGAGCGGTACGGCTACTTCTGCAGCAACTGCGAGACGCTCGCCAACGCGATGGACTCGATGGGGCGCATCGAGTGTGACTCCTGTGGCAACGTCCGCAAGCCCATCCGCTGGGACGCCGCCTACCTCTAG
- a CDS encoding HD domain-containing protein produces the protein MGVEIRESPVSDEEFEAMREFVHDYLAASVENEDEGGRMRWYPWHSAEYRFNHILNVVDIAEKIAREEGANVDVTRVAALFHDIAKLEAEQDVHAEAGARIAHEYLTTHGDYPESFVEQVCRAVEDHSYQGDLSDLALETRCLIEADILDKVGANGTALMLLRMGYESRTHMDAAEMVGRVIERGEDAKDRVVTDTAESIVHQRVKRVRWFQEWLEAEVADMDVDDTPDDVPTDVGGS, from the coding sequence GTGGGCGTCGAGATTAGGGAGTCACCAGTCTCGGACGAGGAGTTCGAAGCGATGCGGGAGTTCGTCCACGACTACCTGGCTGCCAGCGTCGAGAACGAGGACGAGGGAGGCCGAATGCGGTGGTACCCCTGGCATTCGGCAGAGTACCGGTTCAACCACATCCTCAACGTCGTCGACATCGCGGAGAAGATCGCTCGCGAGGAGGGTGCGAACGTCGACGTCACTCGCGTCGCCGCGCTGTTCCACGACATCGCGAAGCTGGAGGCCGAGCAGGACGTCCACGCGGAGGCCGGTGCCCGCATCGCTCACGAGTACCTCACGACCCACGGTGACTACCCCGAGTCGTTCGTCGAACAGGTCTGTCGCGCGGTCGAGGACCACTCCTACCAGGGCGACCTCTCGGACCTCGCACTGGAGACGCGCTGTCTCATCGAGGCCGACATCCTCGACAAGGTCGGTGCAAACGGGACGGCCCTGATGCTGCTGCGGATGGGGTACGAGTCCCGGACACACATGGACGCCGCCGAGATGGTCGGGCGTGTCATCGAGCGCGGCGAGGACGCGAAAGACCGCGTCGTCACGGACACCGCCGAGTCGATCGTCCACCAGCGCGTCAAGCGCGTCCGCTGGTTCCAGGAGTGGCTGGAGGCCGAGGTCGCGGATATGGACGTCGACGACACCCCGGACGACGTCCCGACCGACGTCGGCGGCTCCTGA